From a single Melospiza georgiana isolate bMelGeo1 chromosome 5, bMelGeo1.pri, whole genome shotgun sequence genomic region:
- the BMP3 gene encoding bone morphogenetic protein 3, whose amino-acid sequence MAWSARWVLCLCLGWGCLCLALGDALRPRRLGLRRRSAPGAVRAGRARTAAGEDGAGQRRPGLPAAADRVAEHMLRLYEQYRDPPTPAGPWLRRGNTVRGFRPLPAGSPEGQEVYVFNLTSLTESENVLSASVYYYIGDLLHVKWNCSEPSGCSHHQHRKPEIQIHLSVWTFPSAGSPARSLGHFLINVSSAYQDVLSWQWKDITRLLHEAKQNNELLISVKMDLPGHHPWERASSSHEPYILIYANDSAISEPESVVSTLRGHRHPLARALPKPQGHRRRRRSVNVLLPLQNNELPGAQYQYGEEQSWEGTRPYKTFQPQLADRARSKKKQRKSHLQKSQTLQFDEQTLKKARRKQWNEPRSCARRYLKVDFADIGWSEWIISPKSFDAYYCSGECQFPIPKAMKPSNHATIQSIVRAVGVVPGIPEPCCVPDKMSSLSILFFDENKNVVLKVYPNMTVESCACR is encoded by the exons ATGGCGTGGTCGGCCCgctgggtgctgtgcctgtgcctgggatggggctgcctgtgcctggctctgggagACGCGCTGCGGCCGCGCCGGCTCGGGCTGCGGCGCCGCtccgctccgggagccgtgCGGGCCGGCCGCGCCCGGACCGCCGCAGGTGAGGACGGCgcggggcagcggcggcccGGGCTGCCGGCGGCGGCCGACAGAGTGGCGGAGCACATGCTGCGGCTCTACGAGCAGTACCGTGACCCGCCGACACCGGCCGGGCCGTGGCTCCGCCGGGGAAACACGGTGCGCGGCTTCCGCCCGCTGCCCGCAG GGAGCCCCGAGGGCCAGGAGGTGTACGTTTTTAACCTGACATCACTCACAGAGTCTGAAAATGTCCTGTCAGCCTCAGTGTATTATTATATTGGTGATCTGCTACATGTGAAGTGGAACTGTTCTGAGCCCAGTGGCTGTTCCCATCACCAGCACAGGAAACCTGAAATTCAGATACACCTTTCAGTTTGGACCTTTCCTTCAGCTGGGAGCCCAGCTCGGAGCCTGGGACATTTCCTCATCAATGTCTCCTCTGCTTACCAGGATGTCCTCTCCTGGCAGTGGAAGGACATTACTCGGCTCCTGCACGAGGCAAAGCAAAACAACGAGCTGCTGATCAGCGTTAAAATGGATCTGCCCGGCCATCATCCCTGGGAAAGGGCCTCTTCCTCCCACGAGCCCTACATCCTGATTTATGCCAACGATTCCGCCATCTCTGAGCCTGAGAGCGTCGTATCCACTCTGCGAGGACACCGTCATCCTCTGGCCAGGGCCCTTCCCAAGCCACAAGGCCACAGGAGGAGGAGACGCTCTGTGAACGTCCTGTTGCCGCTGCAGAACAACGAGCTCCCAGGAGCCCAGTACCAGTAcggggaggagcagagctgggagggcacGAGGCCCTACAAGAccttccagccacagctggcagaCAGGGCCAGGAGCAAGaagaagcagaggaagagcCATCTGCAGAAGAGCCAGACTCTGCAGTTTGATGAGCAGACACTGAAGAAGGCGAGGAGGAAGCAGTGGAATGAGCCCAGGAGCTGCGCCCGGCGCTACCTCAAGGTGGATTTTGCAGACATTGGCTGGAGCGAGTGGATTATTTCCCCCAAGTCCTTTGACGCCTATTACTGCTCAGGAGAATGCCAATTCCCAATTCCAAAG GCCATGAAGCCGTCCAACCATGCCACCATCCAGAGCATTGTGAGAGCCGTCGGAGTCGTCCCCGGCATCCCCGAGCCTTGCTGTGTTCCTGACAAAATGTCTTCCCTCAGTATCTTATTCTTTGATGAGAACAAGAACGTGGTTCTGAAGGTGTACCCCAACATGACAGTGGAGTCCTGTGCGTGCAGATAA